The Hevea brasiliensis isolate MT/VB/25A 57/8 chromosome 1, ASM3005281v1, whole genome shotgun sequence genome has a window encoding:
- the LOC110637241 gene encoding uncharacterized protein LOC110637241 has product MDLNDKDKQFCHNSELSKTENYGDTTLRLNCLANGGSSVTGFESTRSKCKVDFPNGPDDGCKLVLGLGPTPSAYGNDYYSMTFNKDKVSASAAIFSQGLSSDADSILKLGLSGGTKEAWSGLESSLLETDINTPILNRVSDDDNRFLIPVVDEGSTSAKKSGGYMPSLLLAPRLDVGKVSLHAEEFLEFGAKSCSHQSQLNHEPSATTDYSVGTVSEHATSATSSDRKTSNPKKCKFLGCLKGARGASGLCIGHGGGQRCQKPGCNKGAESRTAYCKAHGGGRRCQQLGCTKSAEGKTDFCIAHGGGRRCGFPGGCTKAARGKSGLCIKHGGGKRCKVEGCTRSAEGQAGLCISHGGGRRCQYPGCAKGAQGSTIFCKAHGGGKRCIFAGCTKGAEGSTPLCKGHGGGKRCLFDGGGICPKSVHGGTNFCVAHGGGKRCVVPGCTKSARGRTDCCVRHGGGKRCKFENCGKSAQGSTDFCKAHGGGKRCIWGEGKCEKFARGKSGLCAAHSSMVLEQGTNKGGLIAPGLFHGLVTTASNTGASIDNNYSSSGISAISECTDSFEKPMKRQHLIPPLVLVPPSMKSSPSYSSLLSAEKLEEGRTGYAAGGFGSNGRITSFDCVIPEGRVHGGGLMSLFGGNLKNAINGI; this is encoded by the coding sequence ATGGATCTGAATGATAAAGATAAACAGTTTTGTCATAACAGCGAACTTTCTAAAACTGAAAACTATGGTGATACGACGTTACGCTTGAACTGCCTAGCCAATGGAGGAAGCAGTGTGACTGGATTTGAGAGTACTCGAAGCAAATGTAAGGTTGATTTTCCCAATGGCCCTGATGATGGCTGTAAGTTGGTGCTTGGATTAGGTCCAACACCATCTGCTTATGGTAATGATTATTACAGCATGACGTTTAACAAGGATAAAGTATCAGCTTCTGCTGCCATATTTTCTCAGGGGTTATCATCGGATGCTGATTCAATTCTAAAACTTGGCCTTTCTGGAGGGACCAAGGAAGCTTGGAGTGGACTTGAGAGTTCACTTTTGGAGACTGATATTAACACCCCTATTCTGAACCGAGTTTCTGATGATGATAATAGATTCTTGATTCCTGTTGTTGATGAAGGCTCCACTTCAGCAAAAAAATCTGGTGGGTACATGCCATCGCTTCTTTTGGCTCCAAGATTGGATGTTGGAAAAGTTTCATTGCATGCAGAAGAATTTCTTGAATTTGGGGCTAAATCTTGTAGTCATCAGTCGCAGCTGAACCATGAACCATCTGCTACCACAGATTACTCAGTGGGCACTGTTTCTGAGCATGCAACTTCTGCCACATCTTCAGATCGCAAAACCAGCAACCCAAAAAAGTGCAAGTTTTTAGGTTGTTTAAAAGGAGCACGGGGGGCATCTGGTCTCTGTATTGGGCATGGAGGCGGACAGAGATGCCAAAAGCCAGGTTGCAACAAAGGGGCTGAGAGCCGAACTGCATATTGTAAGGCCCATGGTGGAGGAAGGAGGTGTCAACAATTGGGTTGCACTAAAAGTGCTGAGGGGAAGACAGATTTTTGCATAGCTCATGGGGGTGGCAGAAGATGTGGGTTTCCAGGAGGGTGCACCAAGGCTGCACGAGGCAAGTCAGGGCTTTGCATTAAACATGGTGGGGGGAAGAGGTGTAAGGTTGAAGGCTGCACTCGTAGTGCTGAAGGACAGGCTGGCTTGTGTATTTCTCATGGGGGTGGTCGACGCTGCCAATATCCAGGATGCGCAAAGGGTGCTCAGGGGAGTACTATTTTTTGCAAGGCCCATGGTGGAGGAAAGCGTTGCATTTTTGCTGGATGCACCAAAGGTGCTGAAGGAAGTACTCCACTGTGCAAAGGACATGGTGGGGGAAAACGTTGCCTTTTTGATGGTGGTGGAATCTGTCCAAAAAGTGTCCATGGAGGCACGAATTTTTGTGTTGCACATGGTGGTGGAAAGAGGTGTGTCGTGCCAGGCTGCACAAAGAGTGCTCGTGGCCGTACTGATTGCTGTGTTAGGCATGGGGGAGGGAAGCGGTGcaagtttgaaaattgtgggaagAGTGCACAAGGTAGCACAGATTTCTGCAAGGCCCATGGTGGCGGTAAGCGATGCATTTGGGGAGAAGGAAAATGTGAGAAATTTGCAAGGGGTAAGAGTGGTCTTTGTGCTGCACATAGCAGCATGGTCCTGGAGCAGGGTACGAACAAGGGCGGCTTGATTGCACCAGGGCTCTTCCATGGCCTTGTAACTACCGCATCAAATACAGGAGCCAGCATTGACAACAATTATTCTTCATCTGGAATTAGTGCCATCTCTGAGTGCACTGATTCTTTCGAAAAGCCAATGAAAAGGCAGCATCTCATACCACCACTGGTATTGGTTCCTCCATCCATGAAGTCATCACCATCTTATTCAAGTCTCCTTAGTGCTGAGAAGCTAGAGGAAGGTAGAACTGGCTATGCTGCTGGTGGCTTTGGCAGCAATGGTAGGATAACCAGCTTTGATTGCGTGATTCCTGAGGGGAGGGTCCATGGTGGTGGCCTAATGTCATTGTTTGGTGGGAATTTGAAAAACGCAATAAATGGCATTTGA